The DNA segment GTGCTCGTGATTAATATTGGTATGCTGGACGGCGAGTTGGTGGAAGCGATGAAAATTGCTGGACGTGCGGCAAATTTTGCGGAGACGCAGGTTGTTCTAGACCCGGTCGGTGTTGGCGCAACTTCATATCGACGTAAAGTGGTGCAGGAATTGTTGGCAGAAATTCAGTTTGCGGCGATTCGCGGAAATGCAGGAGAGCTTGCGGCGATTGCTGGAGAAGCATGGGAAGCGAAAGGCGTGGATGCGGGTGTAGGTTCGGCGGATGTGCTCGCTATCGCTGAAAAAGTAGCAAAGGAATGGAACACGGTTGTGATTATTAGTGGTGAAGTGGATGTGATTTCAGACGGAACTCGCTTTGCAAAAGTGGCGAATGGTAGCGCGCTTCTGCCAAGAATTACTGGTTCTGGTTGTTTGCTAAGTGCGGTTTGTGGTAGTTTTATCGCAGTTCAGGATGATGTTTTTCGTGCTAGTGTTGAAGCGTGCGTGAGTTATGCAGTGGCTTCTGAATATGCGGAAATGGAGTTAGAAAGAAAACTCCCAGGCTCTTTTCGACCATTATTTTTGGATGCGCTGGCTAGTTGGTCGGTCGAAAAAACGCGTGCTAAAGCCAAAATCCTAGAAAGTGGTGAACACAAATGATTTTCAAACAAGTGTTAACGATAGCTGGTTCAGATTCAGGTGGCGGCGCGGGAATCCAAGCAGATATTAAGACATTTCAAGAGCGCAGAACCTTTGGAATGTCTGTTATCACCGCAATTACAGCACAAAATACATTAGGTGTAAAAGCAGTGCATAAAATCCCAATAGATATCATTTGCAAACAGTGCACCGCGATTGCTGAGGATTTCCAAGTGAGTGCTGTGAAAACTGGTATGCTGGCAGATGCAGAAATTATTCGGGAAGTGGCGCGGAATATACGTTTGTACGATTTTCCCAATTTGGTTATTGATCCGGTGATGATTGCGAAGGGCGGCACAGCTTTGCTTGAAAACGAGGCTATACGAGTTTTGAAAGAGGAGCTTTTGCCGCTTGGTACGATTATTACGCCAAATATTCCAGAAGCCGAAGAAATTCTTGGAGAAAAAATCACAACCAAGGCGGAAATTGAACAGGCTGCTAAGAAAATTTGTGATTTGGGAATAAAAGCGGTAGTTATTAAAGGAGGACATAGCGAAATGAGTGAGGCGGCTGATTTTTACTATGATGGCAAAACGACGAAATGGCTTACAAGTGAGCGTTTTGATACGCTACATACGCACGGAACTGGTTGTACTTTTTCGGCATGTATTGCGGCTGAGCTTGCGAAAGGGAATTCCCTTTTAAATAGCGTGATAGTTGCGAAAGAGTTTATCACGAGTGCAATTAAATATCCGCTTGGAATTGGTCACGGTCATGGTCCAACCAACCATTTTGCTTATAGAATGGAGGAAGGTAAGTGAAAGAAGAATTAGCTGTATATTTTATCGCTGGAACGCAAGACATTGTGCGCGGAACGTTGCCAAGTGTGTTAGAAGAAGCACTGAAAGGCGGAATCACTTGCTTCCAATACCGTGAAAAAGGAGCAGGCTCACTCCAAACTGCCTCCGAAAGAAAAGAAATGGCGTTAGAATGCCAAAAATTATGCGCAAAATATCAAGTGCCATTCATTATTAACGATGATGTCGTCCTAGCCCTCGAAATCGGCGCGGACGGCATCCATGTCGGCCAAAACGACGAGGAAATCCACCAAGTTATCACGAGTTGCGCCGGAAAAATGAAAATTGG comes from the Listeria welshimeri serovar 6b str. SLCC5334 genome and includes:
- the thiM gene encoding hydroxyethylthiazole kinase — encoded protein: MFDFMTLEKVQERGPLVHNITNIVVANDSANGLLAIGASPIMASAKQEMDELAKMADVLVINIGMLDGELVEAMKIAGRAANFAETQVVLDPVGVGATSYRRKVVQELLAEIQFAAIRGNAGELAAIAGEAWEAKGVDAGVGSADVLAIAEKVAKEWNTVVIISGEVDVISDGTRFAKVANGSALLPRITGSGCLLSAVCGSFIAVQDDVFRASVEACVSYAVASEYAEMELERKLPGSFRPLFLDALASWSVEKTRAKAKILESGEHK
- the thiD gene encoding bifunctional hydroxymethylpyrimidine kinase/phosphomethylpyrimidine kinase gives rise to the protein MIFKQVLTIAGSDSGGGAGIQADIKTFQERRTFGMSVITAITAQNTLGVKAVHKIPIDIICKQCTAIAEDFQVSAVKTGMLADAEIIREVARNIRLYDFPNLVIDPVMIAKGGTALLENEAIRVLKEELLPLGTIITPNIPEAEEILGEKITTKAEIEQAAKKICDLGIKAVVIKGGHSEMSEAADFYYDGKTTKWLTSERFDTLHTHGTGCTFSACIAAELAKGNSLLNSVIVAKEFITSAIKYPLGIGHGHGPTNHFAYRMEEGK
- the thiE gene encoding thiamine phosphate synthase, giving the protein MKEELAVYFIAGTQDIVRGTLPSVLEEALKGGITCFQYREKGAGSLQTASERKEMALECQKLCAKYQVPFIINDDVVLALEIGADGIHVGQNDEEIHQVITSCAGKMKIGLSVHSVSEAEEAERLGAVDYIGVGPIFPTISKADAEPESGTEILKEIRRAGIKLPIVGIGGINEANIAEVLAAGADGVSVISAITRADDYQLVIANLI